The DNA window NNNNNNNNNNNNNNNNNNNNNNNNNNNNNNNNNNNNNNNNNNNNNNNNNNNNNNNNNNNNNNNNNNNNNNNNNNNNNNNNNNNNNNNNNNNNNNNNNNNNNNNNNNNNNNNNNNNNNNNNNNNNNNNNNNNNNNNNNNNNNNNNNNNNNNNNNNNNNNNNNNNNNNNNNNNNNNNNNNNNNNNNNNNNNNNNNNNNNNNNNNNNNNNNNNNNNNNNNNNNNNNNNNNNNNNNNNNNNNNNNNNNNNNNNNNNNNNNNNNNNNNNNNNNNNNNNNNNNNNNNNNNNNNNNNNNNNNNNNNNNNNNNNNNNNNNNNNNNNNNNNNNNNNNNNNNNNNNNNNNNNNNNNNNNNNNNNNNNNNNNNNNNNNNNNNNNNNNNNNNNNNNNNNNNNNNNNNNNNNNNNNNNNNNNNNNNNNNNNNNNNNNNNNNNNNNNNNNNNNNNNNNNNNNNNNNNNNNNNNNNNNNNNNNNNNNNNNNNNNNNNNNNNNNNNNNNNNNNNNNNNNNNNNNNNNNNNNNNNNNNNNNNNNNNNNNNNNNNNNNNNNNNNNNNNNNNNNNNNNNNNNNNNNNNNNNNNNNNNNNNNNNNNNNNNNNNNNNNNNNNNNNNNNNNNNNNNNNNNNNNNNNNNNNNNNNNNNNNNNNNNNNNNNNNNNNNNNNNNNNNNNNNNNNNNNNNNNNNNNNNNNNNNNNNNNNNNNNNNNNNNNNNNNNNNNNNNNNNNNNNNNNNNNNNNNNNNNNNNNNNNNNNNNNNNNNNNNNNNNNNNNNNNNNNNNNNNNNNNNNNNNNNNNNNNNNNNNNNNNNNNNNNNNNNNNNNNNNNNNNNNNNNNNNNNNNNNNNNNNNNNNNNNNNNNNNNNNNNNNNNNNNNNNNNNNNNNNNNNNNNNNNNNNNNNNNNNNNNNNNNNNNNNNNNNNNNNNNNNNNNNNNNNNNNNNNNNNNNNNNNNNNNNNNNNNNNNNNNNNNNNNNNNNNNNNNNNNNNNNNNNNNNNNNNNNNNNNNNNNNNNNNNNNNNNNNNNNNNNNNNNNNNNNNNNNNNNNNNNNNNNNNNNNNNNNNNNNNNNNNNNNNNNNNNNNNNNNNNNNNNNNNNNNNNNNNNNNNNNNNNNNNNNNNNNNNNNNNNNNNNNNNNNNNNNNNNNNNNNNNNNNNNNNNNNNNNNNNNNNNNNNNNNNNNNNNNNNNNNNNNNNNNNNNNNNNNNNNNNNNNNNNNNNNNNNNNNNNNNNNNNNNNNNNNNNNNNNNNNNNNNNNNNNNNNNNNNNNNNNNNNNNNNNNNNNNNNNNNNNNNNNNNNNNNNNNNNNNNNNNNNNNNNNNNNNNNNNNNNNNNNNNNNNNNNNNNNNNNNNNNNNNNNNNNNNNNNNNNNNNNNNNNNNNNNNNNNNNNNNNNNNNNNNNNNNNNNNNNNNNNNNNNNNNNNNNNNNNNNNNNNNNNNNNNNNNNNNNNNNNNNNNNNNNNNNNNNNNNNNNNNNNNNNNNNNNNNNNNNNNNNACTATTCTGtagttaaataaaaagtatttatataaatatatctaaatataattctttttctactgtttttgtttttggagAAGTGTTTCTTTCAACTACACAAATAAACaaattctttaatttagtaGGTGTACttgtatttttaataacaaaaaaaaaagactaataTCAAGTTCATACAAACCTGATTAAAATATACAACTACTTCACTCATACATTTTTAATGACATGTACAAAGCACAAAGAAATAATCATACATTCTTTATAAAATGTCGTTTTAATAAtggttgaaaataaaaatgttcatttttaaatttcaatcaGAAACCACAAAATGTAATAAAACAAGATAGAATTCTCTAAAATCTATTCAGCATTGTGATTaccaacattttttaaaattacatcatatatataaataaacaaattctttaatttaatagttttacttgtatatataaataaacaaattgtttaatttaatagttgtacttgtatttttaataacaaaaaaaatctataaagcTTTTAAGTATACTGGTATATcagtattttagtaaattttaatcgttaatattaattatatatattatatattttttataattaaaatcaaccatTAAAATTTACTGAAATACTAATATACCGATACACTTTAAAATTTTCCTAGAGTCTAATATCAAATTCATGCAAACATGACTAAAATATACAACCACTTCACTCATACATCCTTAATGACATCATCTAAAGTTTTTTTCACACTTTTTATAAATTGTACAAAGCACAAAGAAATAATCATACATTCTTTATAAAATGTTGttttaataattgttaaaaataagaatttttatctttaaatttcaaTCGAAAACCATAAAAggtaataaaataagatagaattcTCTAAAATTCTCTCCAGTATTGTCattaccaaaatttttgaaaattacactatatatataattataaaagatttttttaaatgtttatcTTCTCTTCATAattaaagtattatatattattatattttggttaaaaaaatctCATCCAAAAAGTTACCAACTAAGTTTCAATTTGTCATGATCAAACCCTTATTATCTACTGGTCAAACCCTTTTTATAGAACATAAATTTTTACAAACGAATCACTTTTCATATTCTTGGTTTATTAGTATTTATAGAGCAATTATGAATATATTTTCTTTGTAGAGGATTAGGTTTTGTGCGTAAACTACATGTCCATCCGAGtttatgatatattttcattttttcattaaataaCTTGCTATAGCGGTTTATACATGCATGAATTTTGTACATAAATCTCTTTTCACATTAGCTATTTATgcttttcttcaattttttaggTAAGGCACCATGCATAATAGCAAGTTGTAACGGTTTTTATAGATTAAAAACAGGACCtaaatttaatcattttttatttgttgcatTTGAGTAAtattaaactttaaattatttAGTTGTGTAAATTATCCTTTTAAAATCTCATGATAGAAGATTTAAAATATACTTGGTGCTTTGTTGTGTATcattgagaaaaaatatttaaaaagaggaaaaaagtttaaattttaaaaatttaaaaaaatatttaacaaaatattttttttaaagctcacccaaacaaattttaagagagaagaaaaaaatcattttttaatatatttttcaaaaaattttaatgtgtttgataaattttttaaataaaataaaaaattagaaaaataaaaaagagtgaaattttttttatgttttttaaaagaaaatattttaatataataaataaataaatatttttatattattatactcaaatataattaattgataaaaaatactttttcataAGATATCTaatcattaaattatttttatttttttaatctaaaaaatacctaaaaaagtatttaaaaaaaatcatccaaacaagtttataatttcatgagaatttttaACCAGTAtaaatacaattaaatgaaaaataatggaatataaataattaaaaacctaGTTTAATTGAGTGAAAGcttagaaaattaatttgactaataattaaattttaacaagCTATTTTAACTTTTCTTCCGTGTGTTGAGAATTTGATTTTGTGCTTTGTATAAAGTGTctataaatcaataaataaaaacggtaatattagaaagataaaaaatatcaaaaacttATCTTATTTAAGATTTATTAATTGtcgtaataattaataaatattaaataaaacaaaccaaacattttcaaaataaaaattactagtATTTATATTTACTATCCCCAAGGCTTTTTCGGTTTTCCTCTTTTATAATAATAGCATCTCTAAGATTTTTTTGTGTGTACAATCTgtacaataaattaaaaaaaaggtaaatttataattaaaaattgagtACTGCTAGAGAGTTAATAGTCTAAGtgtacaatatgtacaatgaGGTTCACTAAGAATCAAACTCTTGACTCTAGAGCTCTAATACCatatcatgataccactcattccAAAATCTTCAGTTGATGGAAAAagtaacactaatgattatatctctaatattctCTAAACTTCCATTGTATACATTGTAAAAATATTCCATTGGCTCCTGTACTTTCTATTAAAAATtagatcattaattaattatttaatttcaaaatttaaaatttgaaaaattaggattagcaTTTTAACCAATTCACACTACATACggttatttctaattttattgtaACCTCCAATACACCTCCAAAACTTGCCGTCATCTTTTCCGGTCTTCAACTTGCGTCACTGAATTTTTTGCCGACCAAACCGATGCTGCCGCATCCTCCCACCGACACCACCCTCACCTCCGTCGGTCAGTCGACGCACCTCGCCCTCCGACGCTCAGCCTAATGTTGCTGCCGCTGTTTTCGCGCCTCTCTTTCGAACCGACTTTGCTTTCTCCCATTCCTTCAACCTTCTTCTCACCTATGATACCACCACGCTCTTCTTATTATTCGGATCCAAATATGTTAGTTTCTTTCATAATTTGAGCATTATGCTTCACAATAGTATTACTTTCGTCATACCTaatctttcaaaattatgtttcaCCATAAATTccaacaataaaattatttaactacTTTGGATATTGATTATTAGATCTTACTATATACATACcatttattcattaatttaatttaattccatTATCACTTCATCAACTATAGTCGTGGTGTAGTGAAACTATTTCAATAGCCAGTTTAGGATGAACATTTTAGTAAGTAtacggatggttattttaattgttacgtgaatgattattttaattaaatttggttagttatatacaattaaaatatgttagatATTCAATTCATTAGATATgcagataattatttttatcctgAAGTGAATGATTATTTTCACTATGGATCCAGAAACCGCGTGTGGCAAACAAATCAGTGACGATAGAGTGggataattattgataaaaataggGCGACAGCCGGTTGAGAAAGAAGAGGATGTTGGAGTGAAATGTTTTAGTAAATTAGGATTTGAAatcgttatttttttaaaataattgaataaactttttgatttaaataatttgtagagtgttttttgttttttatatgtattGGGTTAAATATCCAAcccattgttcacattattaagattttttattgtcttttatAAATCGTTCacaatgtttatttttttcatgtctTCAAGATATCAAGAAAACACACGGTTATATCACAACGatagatattaaattaataagaaaagattttttttcatgaaattttttttttattttaaagtatatttgacaaatttttaataataaaagtaaaagtattagaaattttttttaagaaattataatttacatctatttttaaaagattttttttctttaaaaaaagatttttcacataataaataaataaattagtatttttattttattttatccaaacataattaataaataaaaaaatatttttatatgagatattcaaacataaaattacttttacttttataaaaaatcttttaaaaaatatcatttaaaaaattatttttcgaaaatagcaCTCAAACAAGCCTTAATATTAAACACAATTAGCCCcctactaattaattaatgcaaCATTTTTACTTTGGTATTTTTTTGAATTGTAATTtactttagtatttttttaaaatatgagatGATTTAATTTAGAGAGTATAAAGATAatccaatttttaaaaaatataaataaaatcgtCCGATTTTTTatctcaaaattttcaatttgtgtacctccatgattttaaaaaacaccaaaaattataatactaacatatattatttatcatacttccatatctaaaatttttagcCCATTAATGCATgccaattatttatttatttttcttccaaTAATTATTGGTATTTGGTTTCAAAGCTCAGATTCTCTCTCTTCAAAGCCGAACCAACAAAAGTCTCCATTGAAAACAATCAACCGTTTGTTCATCAAAATCTCAGCTCCCTCCTGAATCCTTTCAGCTTCTTCTAAaaccttcttcctcctttcGCTTCTCACCAGATCTGTTTTTCTCCCATGAAGAACacgaggaggaggaagaagaaatcTTCGCCGAAGAAGCTCgacgagaagaagaaggaacctCTTCAATCCGAAGAAGAGGAACAGCCACAACAACCAGAGGGCAACCAGATCACCGTTTTGGACGATCTCGTTAACTCTTTCAATTTATCATCCATGGAGGAAGATCCCGAAAGGGCTTCGGAGATCTTAAGGAAGAAGGGTTTGGTGTATGATCCTTCTTCGGTGTGCTCTTCATCAACTTCGTCTTCGTCCTCCGGTGGCGGTGGCGGTGTTTCCGATTTGGGTTCAACTTCGGGTTCCTCCGAAGGTTTTGTGGATGTAGGTTATGGTGAAGATGTGGGGTGCTTCAAGGGAAATAGTAGacagaagaagaaggtgattgcTGCTACTGGAACGGTTTCGACGGTTATAGGGAAGGAATATGTGAGGAGGAACAAGAATAAGAACAAAGGGTTTGAAAATAACGGTGTTGTTGATAAGGACAAGGCAGAACAGTTCCTTTGTTCAATGCTTGGAAATGATTCTGACCTTAACTTAGGTGTTGTTAGGGATGTTTTCTGTGAGTACATTGTTTTAtctatttgtgattttttattttcagcttatttattttctttttctttgtttgttaaGATACTAGAAAAATGCATTGGTTTGGTCTGTTTTTGTTAGTGGGTTTTGGTGGAGAGAGGAACATATAAACAATTTTGTAACTTTAACGGTTGTTTCTAAATTTTTCATCTATTTGATCATTGTTTGTTGTTGGTGTTTTTGTTGGGGTTACCTCAACTAGTTTTTTAAGTTacgcataaaataaaatatagatgCTTATTGTTTATGCTGTTGTAAATTTAACTCTTGACCTTGTAGCATTTTCCCCACTTGCAGGTCAATGTGGATATGATATTGAAAAGGTACGATGACAATCTGAAATTGGACTTCATTTAAAATCATTCTCGTTTGCTGTTTTTTCATGGTAAGTGTGCACATATTTAGACCACGATGGTTGTCCCTGATTCTTTGAGGGATTATGTCTCCTATTTATCTGTATCATGCTTGCAAGTTCCATTTTGAGGGGGATGGGCAGGGTTTAGAGGCAAACTCTTGTTNNNNNNNNNNNNNNNNNNNNNNNNNNNttttttttttttttttttttttttttttttttttttttttttgttcttaaagCAGCAACGGATCAGAGGTATAGAAGGGTTTGATCAACCCTAAAACCACTCTTCATCCTATGTTATATTCCACCAAATTGGGGGTTGTAGAggaactcaaattttaaattactttttttcttattcatattaaaatcTTGACTTTGCTTATTATCTCAGATTAAAGGAGAATCTGTATGAACATATAGATGCGATATTTCTGTTTTAATTCTCtcctttttattgtttattcttGCATTGGATGCTGGATTGAGCGAGAAATGTTCAGTTTCAATTGGTTATTTGGTGTATCTGTTCATATTATACTTCTATTTTCATCAACACATTTAATTCAAATGGATAGCACTGAAGTTGCGGTAACTTCTTTTGCatctatatattaatttttggagtgctaaataatcaataaaattttatgtttgttttTATATTACTTACTGTTTAAATGATTTTCTAGGCATTGGATGTATTGCTTGATTTAACTGCATCCATGAATGAGCAACCGAGGAATGACAATGACAATGACAATATTTATGACATGAGGTTCCTTGTTGGCCACAAGGACAATGTGAGTGACAATATACGACTTTATTTACTGGAATTATACCTTTAAGAATATCGTTTTCTAACTTGTTCACTGTGTATCCTACCTTACGGTACATTGTATTCATTAATTCATTGACAAATTTTGTCACAGTTGATAGATAGGAGATCAGAGTGCACATCTCTTTCATCAGAAAGTGAAGTTTCTGATAATTTTTGGTCTCTGGGATCTTTTAACAGGTAAACCGGTGATCCCCCAAAAGGAAACTGCTTGATAAAGGTTCTAATAGTCATGGATGTAATAAATCTAACTGTTTTGGTCATCATTGTGTTATCCCTACCAATCTTGCGGGAAAAATCAGAGTTATGGATGGTGGAATTAGAAGTTACAAATTGAATTTTGTTTATGAAATATGAATGTTTTGGTGCAAAATATTTAGATTGCATTTTACATAAACATTTGCATCCTTTAAGTTTCAAAGAAGTGACTCCATAGAAATCAATGGATATTGTCATGTTGAAATTCTCAGTAATGTGGGAATCAATTAGAATCATCTTAGTCATTGTTCTATTCAAGCTACATGAGCCAAATGGTATTAAGCTCAACACCttgtataattaaattaaactgtCACATTCAATCTTGAACCTGTGCTATACTATTAGCTCTAGGCTCTAGCTTGGCTCCGTAGTAAAATGAGTTCTGACCAGATATACATGccataataaatttaaacataTACGTGCTTTTGATTTCATAGAAATGACATTAATATAAAAGCTTTTAATTTTGCATGGCCTGTTTGTTTGAATATCAACTGTCTTTAATAAAAGGATCGTAGTATTTGGAACCTAACTCCACTAGCATAGTTGTTTCTTGGTTTTAGGAATTATGCGGACGCCCTCACTAGTTCTAAAGCTAATTCTCATATTAGCCCAGGAATTACAAAGTCAGAACTTCCTCAAAAGGTGTTGGAGTCGTTATTTAACATTCCCAAAAGCTCTGAACATGACAAAGGCACCATGAATTGGAGAAATGTAGTAAAGAAAATGCAGTCTTTGGGACCTGAGTTTGATGTTTCTCCACATGTTTCAGAATCTCAGCAACCTACTTTTGGTACTTAATTTGAAATACTTATGCTTACATCTATTGCCTCTTCTTAAATACTATCCAGTGGTTTGTGCCTTGTGGTTCCATTTTATTATATCTTGTGGTTCTATTGATCTCACTAACATTCAGTTTGCTTTTAGTTATATCTTCCTGTTTGTTTAGTCTTGTGTATTATCTTTCTCAAACGAATGTCTAAATTTGATCATTTTAGTTATGCTGTCAAATCATAATAAAccatttactttaattttcctgCTATATAGCTAAAGGGGCTGAATATCATGTGTTTAGAGAAGGTGCAAAGCAGCATTGGGATTCTGTGAAATCTTATTTTCAGAAAGTAAGTTTTCAGACTGCCTCTTACTTTgatgtatttaaattttctgaTCTCCAAAAGCCTGTTACTATTGAGATTTGAGGATGAGAACATGAAAGGTGGTGTGACATTTTCTGCAGGCTTCAACAGCATATGCCAAAGGAGATCGATCATATGCTGCATATCTTTCTGACCAGGTTTGTTCCTTGGGTAGACGATGATTTTTGTTGTGACAATGACACTAGTTTTGCATGCAATTTATGTTATGGttgtttataattaattatcttttcatCTTCTCTTAGGCTATATCTTTGTTGATATAGCTCAAAGCTTGGCTGCTAATTCTGGTCAATAATTGATATATATTCAATAAGTTTAGAACTTGTTTGGTTTTTGCTATCATTTTTAGTCATTCTGTTTCCAGTATTTTGTTAAGGAAAAAACTGAAAACACATGTAAAAAACAAGATTATTGTTTTTActgttatcaattttttttttcttttcaaaattctgaAAACGATAGTGggaaatgaaaattgaaatcacCTAGGTTGTTATATTCTTTCCCAACACCCTTCTCCCTCTCCTAAATATTGACCCGCCTTGCTTGGATGGTTTTATTCAAATGTTTTGCTCTGATGCTTCCTTGCCTCCTTGTATATTTCTTTTTCCATTGTTTTATGCCCTTAAAGTTGTCACATACTTGCTTGCTCGATATGCGAATGATAATGATTTACTTGTATTTTTGGTTCTTTCCTGGGTACCCTTTGATCCTTTCAATTAAGGAGGTTTGAAATTCTTCTTATGTTACCCAACTACATCTGAAAATGTGGTAACTAATTGTGCATTTGAACAATTATATATCGATACTACACAATTTTTTTACAATGTTTCTCTTCGATCtctttaaaaaaactaaaaactcaAGAGCCTTAACCATTAAATTCTCAATCTCCACTGAATACCATTGCAGCTAGAACACTGGTCtagatttttttttgctttttcggGTCTTCTACACAAGGTAACAGTCTCAATATATTGAATCAGCAGAAGGGAAAAACTAAACTTTGTGACATTCTAATTATTTTGAAGGGTTTAATCATATCTTGACATTCAATGATGAATGAAATTTGGATGTTAACCAATCTGttaattaaaattgtataataTATCAAGCCCCAAATTTGTTTAGGTGGTGTTCTGGTTGTGAGGCCTTTATTGAAGGTGCAATGAATGGGAAATTAGGGTTTGTCGGTTTAGGCTGTGATGGTGATGGTGTTATGGCTGGTGAGTGTTCTTGCTGAGATTGGCAAATTTGGGTTTGAGTTTAGTTGAAATAGTtatgactttaaaaattttaggctCTTGTTACGAAGAATTAGTGGCAAATGAAATGTTCACTGTTTGGGAATAAGAATAATCAAATAGGCTTGATGTTCGGCATTTAGGacccttttcttgtttctttttgaGATTTTGGAAAAGAATTGTTACAAAAGGATTTTAACGATGACTATATTTAAATCTAATTGGGTGACATAAGAGGGGCTTTAAATCACTTAAATAGAAGGGCTACTGAAGAAACCACTCTATTTCTTTGGGTCCTAAAagattttcttttggttttggtCCAATAAAACTTAAAAGCTCTATTTTAGACTCTATCATTAGTTTGTTCCATCAAGTATTGAGGTGACTGGTTAAATGTTGATGTGACATGTCGTGTCCGTCAACATTTTAGCTCGTCAGGTCAGCATTTAACCTATCACGTCAACTCTTATCAGAACAAACTAATTAGAGACCTTTAAATTTTATAGGAACCAAAAACTTATTTAAGCATCTTTTCTTCAATGTGTTATGGTTTGCTTAGACCATGGATTGCTGTATTGTGTTATGGTTTATGTATAGACTACCTCTATCTTTCAGGGATCTTCAGCTGTGTTTAAGTGTCTTAAGACAGAAATAAATAAACAGGAGATAGGGACAAGCTAGAACAGATATATATCTATCTTTATCCCTACTGTCCGCAATTTTTGTGTGGATAGTAAGTTGGACAGTTTTTCTTAAAATAGAGatattttgcttgtttttgtATTTGTCTCCTTTTACAAATAGGTTTATATCACCAGTTCTCTGTATTTCTGCTCTAAAACAATTATCAAATGGAACCTTATAGTATGAATTCACCTTATGATACAATGCTAACTGTTTCTTCATCTCATCAGGGTAAAGAACAAACTAAAATAGCTCAGAAAGCAGATACTAAGGCAAGCCATGACATATTTATAGCTAGGTGGGTGGACTTCTGTAAATAGAAAATTCATAAAGCACCTCTTTTTTCACATTAGCCCTATATGTGTTCTTGCTTGTATTAAGCTATTGTTAGTGATGTGCAGAAACAAGGGTATAGAGAATGTTATAACTATTGATTTGCATGGGCAGCATGTGAAACCGGCAATGAGAATGCTGAAACTTCACCTTCTGTTTGGATCGTACGTTCCATGTAAGCATTTTCCAAGGACTAAAATGGCATGTTCTATTGAATTATATTTGCATTTGTTTTCTTTACCTGATgcttttttcaattattatttgTTAAGCTGTACAAACACTAAGGGTTATCACGGGGTGTGGATCGCATGGTGTTGGAAAGTCGAAGCTGAAACAATCAGTATGTTTGTCCATCTGTTTCTATCCAATCTTAAACAAAGTGGTACATGTCGGATTAAATTTACCATCTCAGTTGCAGCTTGTGAGAAACATTTTGGGTGTGTTTGTTTAAGCTTATTTGGACGGAGGagtaatttttaacaaaatcatttttcatGGGAGCAATTCATCTCATCTTATACTAAGAATCTAAAagccttttatatttttttaaataaaagatgaaATGATTAgcttatgtaatttttttaaagataaaagcCTCACTTCTTTCATCAAAGTAACCTTAAACAAATGTGCCCTTAAACTTGTATACCCAAGTTATGATTTTCAATTTAACCTTGAAACAAATGATCATTTTGTCCATTTGGAGGAACAAAAACCACTCTGCCTGGAGGCATGTTCTACCCCTAGTAGGCTGATTGATGCCAAACCCACCTAAAGTTATGTTcatcaataaagaaaagaaattgtCTCTTTGGGGGGACAGGAACTCTTTCTATGTAGTTTTTCCTCATCAATTTTGCTTAATGCAGGTTGTAAACCTTTTACACAACGAGAGAATGGAATGGTGTGAAGAGAACCGTGGAACTTTGTTGATTAAACTTAATGGTTGGAGAGAGTTTAGCTTTCTGGACACTGACAGTGATAGCGATAGCAATTAATTTTCAGCATGGTTGCATAAGCTTTAAAGCTTTTAACCAGAGGCTTATCGTCAACTTTTACTTTGTACCAATATTAGGTAAGTACACTGGCaaacaaaaattaagtaaattaTAGATGTGCATTGACAtgtacattattattattaggtgtCCCATAGTTTGTGAGGGCATAGAGATTCTTGGCATGTTTAGTGTTATATGATGAAGCAGGACATGTAgctctaaaattctaagttgaGCCAGAATTACATTCTCAGAGTAGGCTAATGACCTCAGATGCTATCACTGCTGTACATATTAATATGGAAAGATAATGTTTAATGCTCATGTTTCTAGAACAGTTGTGCTATGGTTGTTGCATTAAGATCAAATGCAATGTCatcgtttttctttttttttttatttggtcaCAAAAGTTCATTGCACTTAGGTAGGGGTGTTTGGTGTGCAGCTTTTATCAAATTGAGGTTTTGAAAGAAaagtcaatttgatttgaaGTATataatctgatttaaattattgCTGTTTAGATTGATTTGTTTATTCGgctttgaaaaacaattttt is part of the Arachis duranensis cultivar V14167 chromosome 1, aradu.V14167.gnm2.J7QH, whole genome shotgun sequence genome and encodes:
- the LOC107491455 gene encoding SMR domain-containing protein At5g58720, whose protein sequence is MKNTRRRKKKSSPKKLDEKKKEPLQSEEEEQPQQPEGNQITVLDDLVNSFNLSSMEEDPERASEILRKKGLVYDPSSVCSSSTSSSSSGGGGGVSDLGSTSGSSEGFVDVGYGEDVGCFKGNSRQKKKVIAATGTVSTVIGKEYVRRNKNKNKGFENNGVVDKDKAEQFLCSMLGNDSDLNLGVVRDVFCQCGYDIEKALDVLLDLTASMNEQPRNDNDNDNIYDMRFLVGHKDNLIDRRSECTSLSSESEVSDNFWSLGSFNRNYADALTSSKANSHISPGITKSELPQKVLESLFNIPKSSEHDKGTMNWRNVVKKMQSLGPEFDVSPHVSESQQPTFAKGAEYHVFREGAKQHWDSVKSYFQKASTAYAKGDRSYAAYLSDQGKEQTKIAQKADTKASHDIFIARNKGIENVITIDLHGQHVKPAMRMLKLHLLFGSYVPSVQTLRVITGCGSHGVGKSKLKQSVVNLLHNERMEWCEENRGTLLIKLNGWREFSFLDTDSDSDSN